One Rosa chinensis cultivar Old Blush chromosome 3, RchiOBHm-V2, whole genome shotgun sequence DNA window includes the following coding sequences:
- the LOC112192739 gene encoding splicing factor U2af small subunit B, translating into MAEHLASIFGTEKDRVNCPFYFKIGACRHGDRCSRLHTKPSISPTLLLSNMYQRPDMLTNPGVDPQGQALDPRKIQDNFEDFYEDLFEELSKYGQIESLNICDNLADHMVGNVYVQFREEEHAAAALQNLTGRFYAGRPIIVDFSPVTDFREATCRQYEENVCNRGGYCNFMHLKKISRELRRRLFGRNRRRRSRSRSRSHSPQKHQRGGYQERPHGGRGFGRRGGDDERDRFNDKNRRPRSRSPGGRRGRSRSPVGRRNRSPPARESSAERRAKIEQWNREKEQVDSGEKHDNNNNNSNNNDDEWNGDNNSDQYYDPQQQQQQQ; encoded by the exons ATGGCGGAGCACTTGGCATCGATCTTCGGCACAGAGAAGGACAGGGTTAACTGCCCTTTCTACTTCAAGATCGGCGCCTGCCGACATGGCGACCGCTGCTCTCGCCTCCACACCAAGCCCAGCATCAGCCCCACCCTTCTCCTCTCCAACATGTACCAGCGCCCCGATATGCTCACCAACCCCGGCGTCGACCCTCAGGGCCAGGCCCTCGACCCCCGCAAGATCCAAGACAACTTCGAG GATTTCTATGAGGATCTATTCGAGGAGCTGAGCAAGTACGGACAGATCGAGAGCTTGAATATCTGTGATAATTTGGCTGACCACATg GTTGGGAATGTGTACGTTCAGTTCAGGGAGGAAGAACATGCTGCCGCCGCGCTTCAGAATCTCACTGGGAGGTTCTATGCAG GGCGCCCCATCATTGTTGACTTTTCACCGGTGACCGACTTCCGTGAAGCTACTTGTAGGCAGTATGAAGAAAATGTATGCAATCGAGGTGGCTACTGCAATTTCATGCATTTAAAGAAGATTAGCAG GGAATTGAGGAGGCGATTATTTGGAAGAAACAGGCGAAGGCGGAGCCGCAGTCGCAGCAGAAGCCATAGTCCTCAAAAGCATCAGCGTGGTGGTTATCAGGAGCGTCCACACGGAGGTCGTGGTTTTGGCAGAAGAGGAGGAGATGATGAAAGAGATCGTTTCAATGATAAAAACAGGAGGCCTAGAAGCCGTAGTCCTGGTGGACGTAGAGGAAGAAGTAGAAGCCCTGTGGGGAGAAGGAATAGGAGTCCTCCAGCCAGGGAAAGCAGTGCTGAAAGAAGGGCCAAGATTGAGCAATGGAACAGGGAAAAGGAACAGGTTGATTCTGGAGAAAAgcatgataataataataacaacagCAACAATAATGATGATGAATGGAATGGTGATAATAATAGTGATCAGTACTACGATcctcagcagcagcagcaacagcagTAG